The following coding sequences are from one Malaciobacter pacificus window:
- a CDS encoding polyprenyl synthetase family protein, with protein MEELQQVKDQIKQFVIECNDTKSLELLDKLATGKMLRSKLILKIAGINEQSIKLCAIVEMIHAASLLHDDVIDEADTRRGQPSVNALYDNKTSIMFGDILYSKAFTELSQMDKKIAYTVSNAVTLLSIGEMLDVDLTNSFNKSYDKYLDMIYKKTASLIEASAKAAAILVGHDEVKYALYGKNLGLAFQMIDDILDITQDSETLGKPAMLDFVEGKVTIPYLLLHERVEDKEKLESLYKKELSQEESDWIKKQMIQTNALSDSITQAKKLGNEAIEAVKGEENSETLIMIMKAMIEREF; from the coding sequence GTGGAAGAGTTACAACAAGTAAAAGACCAAATAAAGCAATTTGTTATTGAGTGTAATGATACTAAAAGTTTAGAATTACTTGATAAATTAGCAACAGGAAAGATGCTAAGAAGTAAGTTAATACTTAAAATTGCAGGAATTAATGAGCAGTCAATTAAACTATGTGCTATAGTTGAAATGATTCATGCCGCATCACTTTTACATGATGATGTAATTGATGAAGCTGATACAAGAAGAGGGCAACCATCAGTAAATGCTCTTTATGATAATAAGACTTCAATTATGTTTGGAGATATTTTATATTCAAAAGCCTTTACTGAATTATCTCAAATGGATAAAAAGATTGCATATACTGTATCAAATGCCGTAACATTACTTAGTATTGGTGAAATGCTTGATGTAGATTTAACAAATAGTTTTAATAAGTCATATGATAAATATCTTGATATGATTTATAAAAAAACTGCTTCATTAATTGAAGCTAGTGCTAAAGCAGCAGCTATTTTAGTAGGACATGATGAAGTGAAATATGCACTTTATGGAAAGAATTTAGGTCTTGCTTTTCAAATGATTGATGATATCTTAGATATCACTCAAGATAGTGAAACTTTAGGGAAACCTGCTATGCTTGATTTTGTTGAAGGTAAAGTAACTATTCCATATCTATTATTACATGAAAGAGTTGAAGACAAAGAAAAATTAGAGTCTTTATACAAAAAAGAGTTATCACAAGAAGAGTCTGATTGGATTAAAAAACAGATGATTCAAACAAATGCATTATCTGATTCAATTACTCAAGCTAAAAAATTAGGAAATGAAGCTATTGAAGCTGTAAAAGGTGAAGAAAATAGTGAAACTCTAATTATGATTATGAAAGCAATGATTGAAAGAGAGTTTTAA
- a CDS encoding 1-aminocyclopropane-1-carboxylate deaminase: protein MNLQNSPIQKVKFNKFEYYVKRDDLLNNDFSGNKARKFYHFLVNDFPNIKKVVSHGSAQSNAMYSLSVLCKLKNWNFEYYVDHIATFLKENPIGNYKAALQNGMKIFEKELAKKFDENTLFISEGGAVKEAKLGIEKLAKEIEFWANENQIKKLKVFLPSGTGTTALYLQRYLSFEVMTCACVGDEEYLQKQFEYLENDNFPTILKREKKYHFGKLYKEFYEIHKELIKQTNIEFDLLYDSLGWLVFEKYVKENYDENTKYLYIHQGGILGNTSMIQRYIYKYD, encoded by the coding sequence ATGAACTTACAAAACTCCCCTATACAAAAAGTAAAATTTAATAAATTTGAATACTATGTTAAAAGAGATGATTTATTAAACAATGACTTTTCAGGAAACAAAGCTAGGAAGTTTTATCATTTTTTAGTAAATGATTTTCCAAATATCAAAAAAGTAGTCTCTCATGGTTCAGCCCAATCAAATGCAATGTATTCATTAAGTGTTTTATGTAAGTTAAAAAATTGGAATTTTGAATATTATGTTGATCATATAGCAACTTTTTTAAAAGAAAATCCTATAGGAAATTATAAAGCTGCACTACAAAATGGTATGAAAATTTTTGAAAAAGAGTTAGCAAAAAAGTTTGATGAAAATACACTTTTTATAAGTGAAGGTGGAGCAGTTAAAGAGGCTAAATTAGGAATTGAAAAATTAGCTAAAGAGATTGAGTTTTGGGCTAATGAAAATCAAATAAAAAAGCTAAAAGTTTTTTTACCTAGTGGAACAGGAACTACTGCACTTTATTTGCAAAGATATTTGAGCTTTGAAGTAATGACATGTGCTTGTGTAGGCGATGAAGAGTATTTACAAAAGCAGTTTGAATATTTAGAAAATGATAATTTCCCAACAATTTTAAAAAGAGAAAAGAAATACCATTTTGGAAAATTGTATAAAGAGTTTTATGAAATTCATAAAGAACTTATAAAACAAACAAATATAGAGTTTGATTTACTTTACGATAGTTTAGGATGGCTTGTTTTTGAAAAATATGTAAAAGAAAACTATGATGAAAATACAAAATATTTGTATATTCATCAAGGTGGTATACTTGGTAATACAAGTATGATTCAAAGATATATCTATAAATATGATTAG
- a CDS encoding aldehyde dehydrogenase family protein, translated as MIYSRPEYKAQYENFIGGEWVAPKSGEYFDNISPVDGKSLTQIPRSNEEDVELAIQAAKTAFASFKHTSVVERSTMLNKVADAIEANLEALAIAETLDNGKTVRETLAADVPLVVDHFRYFASVIRAESGTVADLDENTISQEVYEPYGVVAQIIPWNFPLLMAAWKLAPALAAGNCVVMKPASATPMSILLLMETIQDVLPKGTVNIINGSGGKIGKFLSTHPDIKKVGFTGETTTGQLIMQYATENIIPSTLELGGKSPNVFFESIMDADDEFFDKAIEGLVLFAFNSGEVCTCPSRALIQESIYEPFMARVLERVKAIKLGNPLDTENMMGAQCSLNQKEKIMEYINIGKEEGAECLIGGDVLESEVNPDGFYIQPTIFKGHNKMRIFQEEIFGPVLAVTTFKDEAEALEIANDTIYGLGSGVWSRDAHQLHRMSRGIEAGRVWVNCYHMYPSHASFGGYKKSGIGRETHMMMLNSYRHTKNILTSYSKNALGFF; from the coding sequence ATGATCTATAGCAGACCAGAATATAAAGCTCAGTATGAGAACTTCATCGGTGGAGAGTGGGTTGCTCCAAAGAGTGGTGAGTACTTTGACAATATTTCACCAGTTGATGGTAAGAGCTTAACACAAATTCCAAGATCAAATGAAGAAGATGTAGAATTAGCTATTCAAGCAGCAAAAACTGCATTTGCATCATTTAAACACACTTCTGTAGTTGAAAGAAGTACAATGCTAAACAAAGTTGCAGACGCAATTGAAGCTAACCTAGAAGCTTTAGCTATTGCTGAAACTTTAGACAATGGTAAAACTGTAAGAGAAACTTTAGCAGCAGATGTACCTTTAGTTGTAGATCACTTCAGATACTTTGCTTCAGTAATTAGAGCTGAGTCTGGAACAGTTGCAGATTTAGATGAAAATACAATTTCACAAGAAGTTTATGAGCCATATGGTGTTGTTGCTCAAATTATTCCTTGGAACTTCCCACTATTAATGGCAGCTTGGAAATTAGCTCCTGCATTAGCAGCAGGTAACTGTGTAGTTATGAAGCCAGCAAGTGCAACTCCAATGTCAATTTTATTATTAATGGAAACAATCCAAGATGTATTACCAAAAGGTACTGTAAACATTATTAATGGTTCAGGTGGAAAAATTGGTAAATTCTTATCAACTCACCCAGACATTAAAAAAGTAGGATTCACTGGTGAAACAACTACTGGTCAATTAATTATGCAATATGCAACTGAAAATATTATTCCTTCTACATTAGAATTAGGTGGTAAATCTCCAAATGTATTCTTTGAATCAATTATGGATGCTGATGATGAGTTCTTCGATAAAGCAATTGAAGGTCTAGTATTATTCGCATTTAACTCAGGAGAAGTTTGTACTTGTCCATCAAGAGCATTAATTCAAGAATCAATTTATGAGCCATTTATGGCAAGAGTTTTAGAGAGAGTTAAAGCAATTAAATTAGGTAATCCTTTAGATACTGAAAACATGATGGGTGCTCAATGTTCTCTTAACCAAAAAGAGAAAATTATGGAATACATTAACATCGGTAAAGAAGAAGGTGCTGAGTGTTTAATTGGTGGAGATGTATTAGAATCAGAAGTAAATCCAGATGGTTTCTATATTCAACCAACAATCTTCAAAGGTCATAACAAAATGAGAATTTTCCAAGAAGAAATTTTTGGACCAGTACTTGCTGTTACAACTTTCAAAGATGAAGCTGAAGCATTAGAAATTGCAAATGACACAATCTACGGATTAGGTTCAGGTGTATGGTCAAGAGATGCTCACCAATTACATAGAATGAGTAGAGGTATCGAAGCTGGTAGAGTATGGGTTAACTGTTACCATATGTACCCATCTCACGCATCATTTGGTGGATACAAAAAATCAGGTATCGGTAGAGAAACTCACATGATGATGTTAAACTCTTACAGACACACAAAAAATATCTTAACTTCTTACAGCAAAAACGCTTTAGGATTCTTTTAA
- the hisD gene encoding histidinol dehydrogenase, whose protein sequence is MKIINTSDANFKNEFDAILARAKSDIKGVSSIVMNIIDEIVEEGNEALKRHIEKFDKWEVKSDEELLISQDDMKKAYENIDDKLRAALHTAYDRIKAYHEKQLPKSWLDFESNGTILGQKVTAVDKAGLYIPGGKAAYPSSLLMNAVPAIVAGVEEIVVCTPTPENEVNELLLAACHLCKVSKVYKVGGASAIAAMAYGTQTIPKVDVITGPGNIFVATAKKLVFGEVNIDMIAGPSEIGILADETAKPHYLAIDLLSQAEHDEMASSIMITTCDKIAELTSNEVEEYLKTLSRETIARKSIEERGAIIVASNMEEAIELMNEIAPEHLEVMTKNAFELLPYIKHAGAIFLGENTPEPIGDYIAGPNHTLPTGSTAKFYSPLNVENFMKKSSIINFSKNAIDELGEACALLADTEGLTAHAKSVRVRLEDK, encoded by the coding sequence ATGAAAATTATAAATACAAGTGACGCAAATTTTAAGAATGAATTTGATGCAATTTTAGCAAGAGCTAAAAGTGATATCAAAGGTGTTTCATCAATTGTTATGAATATAATTGATGAAATTGTAGAAGAGGGTAATGAAGCTTTAAAAAGACACATCGAAAAGTTTGATAAATGGGAAGTTAAAAGTGATGAAGAGTTACTAATTTCACAAGATGATATGAAAAAAGCTTATGAAAATATTGATGATAAATTAAGAGCTGCACTGCATACTGCTTATGATAGAATTAAAGCATACCACGAAAAACAATTGCCAAAATCATGGTTAGATTTTGAATCAAATGGAACAATTTTAGGACAAAAAGTAACTGCAGTTGATAAAGCTGGATTATATATTCCTGGTGGAAAAGCAGCATATCCAAGTTCTCTTTTAATGAATGCAGTTCCTGCAATTGTTGCTGGTGTTGAAGAAATCGTAGTATGTACTCCAACTCCTGAAAATGAAGTAAATGAACTGTTACTTGCAGCTTGTCACTTATGTAAAGTTTCAAAAGTTTATAAAGTTGGAGGAGCTAGTGCGATTGCAGCTATGGCTTATGGAACGCAAACTATTCCTAAAGTTGATGTAATTACGGGACCTGGAAATATCTTTGTAGCTACTGCAAAAAAATTAGTATTTGGTGAAGTAAATATTGATATGATAGCAGGTCCAAGTGAAATTGGAATACTTGCAGATGAAACAGCAAAACCTCACTACTTAGCAATTGATTTATTATCTCAAGCAGAGCATGATGAGATGGCTAGTTCAATTATGATTACAACTTGCGATAAAATTGCTGAATTAACTAGCAATGAAGTTGAAGAGTATTTAAAAACTTTAAGTAGAGAAACAATTGCTAGAAAATCTATTGAAGAGCGAGGAGCTATTATAGTTGCTTCAAATATGGAAGAAGCAATTGAGCTTATGAATGAAATCGCCCCAGAGCACTTAGAGGTAATGACTAAAAATGCTTTTGAATTATTACCATACATCAAACACGCAGGTGCAATTTTCCTAGGTGAAAATACTCCTGAGCCAATTGGTGATTATATAGCAGGTCCAAATCATACACTACCAACAGGAAGTACGGCTAAATTTTATAGCCCATTAAATGTTGAAAACTTTATGAAGAAAAGTTCAATCATCAATTTTTCAAAAAATGCAATTGATGAGTTAGGTGAAGCGTGTGCACTATTAGCAGATACAGAAGGTTTAACAGCTCATGCTAAATCAGTTAGAGTTAGATTAGAAGATAAATAA
- a CDS encoding DUF2018 family protein yields MSTFKDWFTEDEDDIFMGSPKSKFFDVSREASQDIVEEEWDKVIEKLAVLEMMVQREKGTDFDINKMVEEFKWDNEKEVNSMKKGLYVEFTGEIICRLDS; encoded by the coding sequence ATGTCAACGTTCAAAGATTGGTTTACAGAAGACGAAGATGATATTTTTATGGGAAGCCCAAAATCAAAATTTTTTGATGTAAGTAGAGAAGCATCTCAAGATATCGTAGAAGAAGAGTGGGATAAAGTTATTGAAAAATTAGCTGTTTTAGAAATGATGGTTCAAAGAGAAAAAGGAACTGATTTTGATATTAATAAAATGGTTGAAGAGTTTAAATGGGATAACGAAAAAGAAGTAAATTCTATGAAAAAAGGTCTTTATGTAGAGTTTACTGGTGAGATTATCTGTAGATTAGATTCATAG
- a CDS encoding EAL domain-containing protein gives MALTKFISEIKDSINHDVTLQEILDEMIKNNTKHFVLLNGKKPVGIITERDILFLYAKHIDLNSKAINFANKKLICAKESRKINYILGLMLNHKIRRVIILDKEGDYKGSIIQEKIIFEFEQDIFKTNIKAKDLIKNKQKVISLQKNSSIQNALDLMRTKGIGSVLIFDKNEPIGILTESDVVNLAQKHIDTKLNIEQFAHKQLIYFDSEKALFEIVKIMREKDIRRALIFDKDSSNYFIITSKEILNNIKGNYNLFLESKLKDVKNTFNSLNEAVIELFDNEEEQLIYWFNPKASNLFDIRIDENITTIISKARWDLIYKKIKSNSFKDNEIIEIGKNIFQLNVIYNDVMGNTIIKLLFTNISEIANTNKSIENNFKLLYEEVPYPYQSLDSKGIITNVNKKWLEITGYEKNDVIGQKFSIFTDESYETLKFLFANFLKNMHIENELIKMKKKNGEIILVSFTGTLSNVNKELRTHCIFKDITQEQKIQKKLKLSDIVFENTTEGIIITDEKAKVISVNNAFSKITGYSFEDIKGKNPKILKSGKHDRDFYKFLWRELKNKGSWKGEIWNRKKSGELYPEWLNLSAVKDKEGNILNYVALFSDITKIKNSNAKIEFLAHHDPLTNLPNRLLLKARLIKSIEKANELKQRLAIFFIDIDNFKLINDSYGHSIGDEVITYVANRLQKNIRKNDTISRIGGDEFIIVIEDLIEHKDITKIAKKIVADFKEPIKIEKYIFDITISVGISIFPNNGLNVEDLIKHADTAMYSAKNSGKNQYQFYKNEMTSEIFEKITMKQELTEAIKNEEFEIYYQPQIDIKENKVVGAEALIRWNHKKLGLVFPSEFISHAEESRLIIPIGEFVLNKACNFMKKLSDLNLLNEGIIAINISSIQIKHSDLLASIIKELENSKLSPQNLEIELTESYIMEDIEESLIILKNLKNLGIKLAIDDFGTGYSSLNYLKQFPIDKLKIDKSFVSGLPSNKKDVAIAKTILALGNGLEVKTIAEGVETIEQKQFLQKEACDEIQGWLYSKALREDEFIEFIKNFN, from the coding sequence ATGGCATTAACAAAATTCATTTCAGAAATTAAAGACTCAATAAATCATGACGTAACTTTACAAGAAATTCTTGATGAAATGATAAAAAACAATACTAAACATTTCGTTTTACTTAATGGAAAAAAACCTGTAGGTATTATCACAGAAAGAGATATTCTTTTTTTATATGCTAAGCACATCGATTTAAATTCAAAAGCCATAAATTTTGCAAATAAAAAATTGATTTGTGCAAAAGAAAGTAGAAAAATAAATTATATTTTAGGCCTTATGTTAAATCATAAAATAAGAAGAGTTATAATTTTAGACAAAGAGGGTGACTACAAAGGTTCTATTATTCAAGAAAAAATTATTTTTGAATTTGAACAGGATATTTTTAAAACAAATATAAAAGCAAAAGATTTAATTAAAAATAAACAAAAAGTAATCTCTTTACAAAAAAACTCTTCAATTCAAAATGCCCTTGATTTAATGAGAACAAAAGGCATTGGCTCTGTTTTAATTTTTGATAAGAATGAACCCATTGGTATTTTAACAGAGAGCGATGTTGTAAATCTTGCACAAAAACATATTGATACAAAACTTAATATTGAACAATTTGCCCACAAACAACTGATTTACTTTGATAGTGAAAAAGCTTTATTTGAAATAGTAAAAATCATGAGAGAGAAAGATATAAGAAGAGCTTTAATTTTTGATAAAGATAGTTCGAATTATTTTATAATCACTTCAAAAGAGATTTTAAATAATATAAAAGGAAACTACAATCTTTTTTTAGAATCAAAATTAAAAGATGTAAAAAATACTTTTAATTCTTTAAATGAAGCGGTTATTGAATTATTTGACAATGAAGAAGAACAATTAATTTATTGGTTTAACCCCAAAGCCTCAAATCTGTTTGACATAAGAATTGATGAGAACATCACAACAATTATTTCAAAAGCAAGATGGGATTTAATTTATAAAAAAATTAAATCTAATAGTTTTAAAGATAATGAAATTATAGAAATTGGCAAAAATATTTTTCAACTAAATGTAATTTATAATGATGTTATGGGTAATACAATAATCAAGCTACTTTTTACAAATATTTCAGAAATTGCTAATACAAATAAAAGTATTGAAAATAATTTTAAACTTTTATACGAAGAGGTACCTTACCCTTATCAATCTTTGGATTCAAAAGGAATTATTACTAATGTAAATAAAAAATGGTTAGAAATTACTGGCTATGAAAAAAATGATGTAATAGGTCAAAAATTTTCAATTTTTACAGATGAAAGTTATGAAACTTTAAAATTTCTATTTGCAAACTTTTTAAAAAATATGCATATTGAAAATGAATTAATAAAAATGAAGAAAAAAAATGGAGAGATTATACTTGTTAGTTTCACTGGAACTTTATCAAATGTAAATAAAGAATTAAGAACTCACTGCATTTTTAAAGATATAACTCAAGAGCAAAAAATCCAAAAAAAATTAAAACTTTCTGATATTGTATTTGAAAACACAACAGAAGGAATTATTATAACAGATGAAAAAGCAAAAGTTATTTCAGTAAATAATGCTTTTTCAAAAATTACTGGCTATTCATTTGAAGATATAAAAGGAAAAAATCCAAAAATATTAAAATCAGGGAAACATGATAGAGATTTTTATAAATTTTTATGGAGAGAATTAAAAAATAAAGGTTCTTGGAAAGGTGAAATTTGGAATAGAAAAAAATCAGGAGAACTTTACCCTGAATGGTTAAATCTAAGTGCTGTAAAGGATAAAGAAGGAAATATATTAAATTATGTTGCTCTATTTTCAGATATAACAAAAATCAAAAACTCAAATGCAAAAATTGAATTTTTAGCACATCATGACCCTTTAACAAATCTTCCTAATAGACTTTTACTAAAAGCTAGACTTATAAAATCTATAGAAAAAGCGAATGAATTAAAACAAAGATTAGCAATATTTTTTATAGATATTGACAACTTCAAATTGATTAATGATAGTTATGGCCACTCAATAGGAGATGAAGTTATTACTTACGTTGCAAATAGATTACAAAAGAATATAAGGAAAAATGACACTATTTCAAGAATTGGTGGAGATGAATTTATAATTGTAATTGAAGATTTAATAGAACATAAAGATATTACTAAAATTGCAAAAAAAATAGTAGCTGATTTTAAAGAACCAATAAAAATTGAAAAATATATTTTTGATATTACTATTAGTGTTGGAATTTCTATTTTCCCAAACAATGGACTAAATGTAGAAGATTTAATTAAGCATGCAGATACTGCTATGTATAGTGCAAAAAATAGTGGCAAAAACCAATATCAATTTTATAAAAATGAAATGACAAGTGAAATTTTTGAAAAAATCACTATGAAACAAGAGTTAACTGAAGCTATCAAAAATGAAGAGTTTGAAATTTATTATCAACCTCAAATAGATATAAAAGAAAATAAAGTTGTAGGAGCTGAAGCACTTATTAGATGGAATCATAAAAAATTAGGTTTAGTGTTCCCTAGTGAATTTATTTCCCATGCAGAAGAGAGTAGATTAATTATCCCTATTGGTGAATTTGTCTTGAATAAAGCTTGTAATTTTATGAAAAAACTAAGTGATTTAAATTTATTAAATGAGGGAATAATTGCTATTAATATTTCTAGTATTCAAATTAAACATAGTGATTTATTAGCTTCCATTATCAAAGAATTAGAAAACTCAAAATTAAGTCCACAAAATTTAGAAATAGAATTAACAGAAAGTTATATTATGGAAGATATTGAAGAGTCTTTAATTATTTTAAAAAATCTAAAGAATCTTGGGATAAAACTTGCTATTGATGATTTTGGAACTGGTTATTCATCATTAAACTATTTAAAACAATTTCCAATTGATAAATTGAAAATTGATAAATCTTTTGTAAGTGGTCTTCCTTCAAATAAAAAAGATGTAGCAATTGCAAAAACTATTTTAGCTTTAGGAAATGGATTAGAAGTTAAAACTATTGCAGAAGGTGTAGAGACAATTGAGCAAAAACAATTCTTACAAAAAGAGGCTTGTGATGAAATACAAGGTTGGTTATATTCTAAAGCTTTAAGAGAAGATGAATTTATAGAATTTATAAAAAATTTTAACTAA
- a CDS encoding DUF779 domain-containing protein, with the protein MDTRRVTVTPEASEVIEMLKKEHGELVFNQSGGCCDGTAPMCYEKGDFYVPSRNVKMGEICGCEFFIDHEQFEYFRHSQIIVDVKKEQGAFGNSFSIEIDHGYQFLTRSRIFTDEEYLALKEEEEKK; encoded by the coding sequence ATGGATACAAGAAGAGTAACTGTTACTCCTGAAGCTTCAGAAGTGATAGAAATGTTAAAAAAAGAGCATGGAGAGCTTGTATTTAACCAAAGTGGTGGTTGTTGTGATGGTACTGCTCCTATGTGTTATGAAAAAGGTGATTTTTACGTTCCAAGTAGAAATGTTAAAATGGGTGAGATTTGTGGTTGTGAGTTTTTTATAGACCATGAACAGTTTGAGTATTTTAGACACTCACAAATTATTGTTGATGTTAAAAAAGAGCAAGGTGCATTTGGAAATTCATTTTCTATTGAAATAGACCATGGGTATCAATTTTTAACAAGATCAAGAATTTTTACAGACGAAGAGTATTTAGCTTTAAAAGAAGAGGAAGAAAAGAAGTAG
- a CDS encoding MotA/TolQ/ExbB proton channel family protein — protein sequence MDLMEYIDKGGIIVYILIALNIIGFTIILWKFFTLPRKNAIIEKIKNRIDPENSIYAQIEYEVKKLESGLTYIKNIATIAPLLGLLGTVIGVYQSFEAITANGLGDPTVFSNGIAIALITTIAGLIVAIPHHIAYNHFISQIDSIELKAKKVIGKF from the coding sequence ATGGATTTAATGGAATATATTGATAAAGGTGGAATTATTGTTTATATTTTAATTGCACTAAATATTATTGGATTTACTATCATTTTATGGAAATTTTTTACACTTCCTAGAAAAAATGCAATTATTGAAAAAATTAAAAATAGAATTGATCCTGAAAATTCAATATATGCACAAATTGAGTATGAGGTAAAAAAATTAGAATCAGGTCTTACTTATATTAAAAATATTGCAACAATTGCTCCGCTTCTTGGATTACTTGGAACTGTTATTGGTGTTTACCAATCATTCGAAGCTATTACAGCAAATGGATTAGGAGACCCAACTGTATTTTCAAATGGTATTGCAATAGCTCTTATTACTACAATTGCAGGACTTATTGTAGCTATTCCACATCATATTGCCTATAATCACTTTATTTCTCAAATTGATTCAATTGAATTAAAAGCAAAAAAGGTTATTGGTAAATTCTAA
- a CDS encoding ExbD/TolR family protein, with amino-acid sequence MKRREPLGIDLTPVIDVVFILLIFFIVSSVFKKDELALILDLPTSSADEMKIDKEQVFIELSREKLAIKGIEVSFESLEDNLKAIENKDKSVIVRIDKKVEYERVVKLLDLLQKYDLTNLALVTNEEKQ; translated from the coding sequence ATGAAAAGAAGAGAACCATTAGGGATTGATTTAACACCTGTTATTGATGTTGTATTTATTCTATTAATTTTCTTTATTGTTAGTTCTGTATTTAAAAAAGATGAACTTGCACTAATACTAGATTTACCAACTTCTAGTGCAGATGAGATGAAAATAGATAAAGAACAAGTATTTATAGAACTTAGTCGTGAAAAGCTTGCTATAAAAGGGATTGAAGTATCTTTTGAATCACTTGAGGATAATTTAAAAGCAATTGAGAATAAAGATAAATCAGTGATTGTTAGAATTGATAAAAAAGTAGAATATGAAAGAGTTGTAAAACTTTTAGATTTATTACAAAAATATGATTTAACTAACTTAGCATTAGTTACAAATGAAGAAAAGCAGTAA
- a CDS encoding shikimate kinase, with protein sequence MKKNNIILIGFMGVGKGTVARALVNKSGMMAIDTDDIIESMENRKIKKIFELEGEPYFRNLEKKTAKWLAKNVKGTIISTGGGFYKQEKLNEIGKVVYLKSSFQGILDRIHSAPNAANKLKKRPLLQNMEAASKLFDERAPQYEAVADIIVDVEKKDINLIVEEILGQV encoded by the coding sequence ATGAAAAAGAACAATATAATATTAATAGGTTTTATGGGTGTTGGTAAAGGTACAGTAGCACGTGCGTTAGTTAATAAATCAGGCATGATGGCTATAGATACTGATGATATTATTGAAAGTATGGAAAATAGAAAAATTAAAAAAATTTTTGAGCTTGAAGGTGAACCATATTTTAGAAATTTAGAGAAAAAAACTGCTAAGTGGCTTGCTAAAAATGTAAAAGGAACTATCATCTCAACAGGTGGTGGATTTTATAAGCAAGAAAAACTAAATGAAATTGGAAAAGTAGTTTATCTAAAGTCATCTTTCCAAGGAATACTAGATAGAATTCACAGTGCGCCAAATGCTGCTAATAAACTTAAAAAAAGACCATTATTACAAAATATGGAAGCTGCAAGTAAGCTTTTTGATGAAAGAGCACCTCAATATGAAGCAGTTGCAGATATTATTGTAGATGTAGAAAAGAAAGATATAAATTTAATAGTTGAAGAAATTTTAGGACAAGTTTAA